The genomic interval GCGATAAAAGCTTCGTCGCTCGGTCATCGGGCTACCTCTCTCATTCGAAGAAATATTAGGCCTGCTAAAAATGCGGCGACCAGAAATGTTGCCATCCGAGTAAGCTGTTCTAGCAACAAATCGCCGGGGATATTAAAACCGCTGGCGACGAAATGAACATTGCTATAACTGCTAAAGTCGGGCAGGACGTCGGTCCAGCAAGTCATAAAGCGCATCAAGACCTTGTCGACCCAGTACATGACCTCGACAGCGGGACTGTCGTCATACGGCGCAGTAATCGATTTCTGCGTAATTAGACGCACGAACGATTCAACAGGGCCGCCACCCGCGACGAGTTTTCGATTACCAGTCCTCAGGCTGTCAAAAATTTTGACAATATCATCGCTGAAATAACCGAGAACTAAGCACCCCAGGGTGGCGATCATGGCTACAGCACCGTTCAAAAACGTGCTGAACATTACACCCAATCCTATTACCAGCACCATTTGGCTCCAAATCCCCAGGTAGCCTTTGGCAAAGTTCCATTCGAAGGAGGCTTCTCCGGCGCTGATATACAAATCAGGCGCTGCCACACCAAGCAACTGACCAGGTTCCAAGCATTGGAGTTTGACCAGCAAGTGGCCATTACTCACGAGGTCGTTGAATAAATCAATGGGGGGATCACTTTCGGCTGCGCCTGCCCTCATCAGCTTACGATCGATGTCTCGACCATCGATTGTAAACTCTTTTACCGTGAAAATGATCGGCTCACTTTGCAGGTGCGTCGTGGGATTCTCCAGGACAAGTTTTCCAGTAATGCCTTTCTCGATGTTTCCTTTGTAGGTGCGAAAGACGCGAATGGTCCATTTCAACGGTAGGGATCGCTTGTCCAGCGGAGTGTTCGGGAATAAGGTGTCTTCATTGATGTTGTCAAACGTCCAGATCGCCGCCGACTGCGTATTGCCATCCACGAATCCACGATAGTCCCATTCCTTTCCTACATTAATGCCTCTTTCCTTCGGCTGGCCATCGCGGTCCAAAAACTGCAATTGCCCCATAATCGGCAGCCGAGCAGTCAGCATTCCCTCGTGTGGACCAACGATGTATTGTTTTTTTCCATCAACTTCCTTCACGACAACGTGGTGCATGTGACCATGCTTGAAGTCCGTTTCCAGCGTGCCGTCTGGCTTAAGGATTACGTCGTGCTGGTGATTTTGCGCGATCTCCGTTGTGCCAACCCGCCCAGGCTTGAGGTGATCTGGGTTCAATGCTGCTTCGTTGATATTTTCCGGACGTATTTCATGCGTATGTGCTAACGAGCGCACGACAAACACATAGCTGCACAATGCCATCACAGCCAGCAATGCCGTGCAGATCAGCGTAAAACCAATGATTCGGCCAAGAACAATCTCGGCCGACCTTACAGGCTTTGTAACAACCGTTGTGATTGTCCGGTTTTTGAAATCATTGGGCAGGCTGAATGCACTGATGAACAGAGCCAATAGCACTGCTAAATAAGTTGTCCATGACATGACGAACTTCAGGTACAATGGCCCTGGCTCAGGGCTATTAGGATCAAGAAACCAGCCGGCAAACATTAAAATAACCACAAACGCAATCAGCGCTGTCCATATTTTTCGCCGCATCGATTCTTGCACAGCCAAACGAGCCAGAGCCCAAACTCGCCGCGGCGAAATATGAATTAAATCGACCAGCGTCCCGACCAGCGCCCGATATAGTCGATCTCCCGCAGGCAAAGGTCCGTACCGAAACGCGGCCACTAAATAACTGATCGTTAGCGCGGCCAACACGACAAAAAATAGAGTTTCGCCAAAGCTCCACAGCGCGTGTTGGAGCCAGACTGAGTAGGGCTGAATTTCTTGTTCCAGAACCATTTTCGCTACTTAGCGGTTTTAAAATTCAATAGACTGATCGAAAAGTTTGACATCACCACGTGGCCGACATTCTCTTGTTCTTCACGACTTCTCACTTGCTGCCCTTCGGCCAGGCCTTGCTTCGCTGTCGCGCACAATGGCAAGGAACAATTCTTCTAATGTAGAGGTCGGGTTTTCTATTCCCAGGACGGTTCCGTGATGGCGTTCAATCGTAGCGCGAACCTCCGATTTGCATTCTTCGCTAAGGCCGGAAGCACGAATTTGTGTGATGTCACGCATTTTAAGCAAATTATCGACGCGACCTAATTCTTTCAGCTCACCCTGATGTAGAATTGCGATCCGATCACAAACGTCTTGGACGTCCGCCAATAAGTGGCTGCACATTAAAACAGTTTTACCTTCCGCCTTCAGCTTCAATATTAGATCTTTCATCTCCCGTGTACCGATCGGGTCCAATCCACTGGTTGGTTCATCCAGTAAGATCAATTCCGGATTGTTAATCATCGCTTGTGCGAGTCCCAGGCGACGGGCCATGCCCTTTGAGTATTCGCGCATTTGCCGGCGTCGCGCCCAACTGAGTCCGACCATGTCGATCAAGGCCTCTGCACGCTGTTTGCGAAGGGCCGGCGGCATATCAAACAGGCGACCGTAAAAATCGAGCGTTTCTTCCGCATTCAAAAACTTGTATAAATATGTTTCCTCCGGTAAATATCCGATCCGTTCATTCTTTTTTACTTCGGTAGCATCTTTGCCTAAAATAATTGCCCTACCTCCGGTCGGAAACAGCAAACCCAGCAGCAACTTAATCGTGGTAGATTTTCCGGAACCATTCGGTCCCAAAAGCCCAAAGATTTCGCCGCGGTAAATCGTAAGATCCAGAGCCTTTAGCGCCCGAACCTTTTGCCGTCCCCAAAAATCACGGTAGGTCTTTGAAAGGTTCCGTGTTTCGATTACGGGCTCCGGACTAGATGAATTTCCGGTGGACGTTTTTAGGACCGGGGCCGTCTCAATCGACATGCCACTAGCTCCTCATGAAAGGAAGATGGCGGTGAATAATGAACAATTTGGTTGAACTTAGATGAGTAAACAACAATCCCTCGACAAACGAACAGACGCAAAGACCGATCTCACTGTGATGGCTTCTGCCATGATCGGCAGGAAAAGACCCCGCTGTTTTACGGCGAAGAATACATAACGGTTCGCATAAAAATGTCCGCTAGTCGAGCCCAATCAACTCCTGTTCTGCACTATAAGTTCTTCAGTTCGTGCATACAAGAAAGCCGATCCACAAAAGCGC from Pirellulales bacterium carries:
- a CDS encoding ABC transporter permease, which translates into the protein MAALTISYLVAAFRYGPLPAGDRLYRALVGTLVDLIHISPRRVWALARLAVQESMRRKIWTALIAFVVILMFAGWFLDPNSPEPGPLYLKFVMSWTTYLAVLLALFISAFSLPNDFKNRTITTVVTKPVRSAEIVLGRIIGFTLICTALLAVMALCSYVFVVRSLAHTHEIRPENINEAALNPDHLKPGRVGTTEIAQNHQHDVILKPDGTLETDFKHGHMHHVVVKEVDGKKQYIVGPHEGMLTARLPIMGQLQFLDRDGQPKERGINVGKEWDYRGFVDGNTQSAAIWTFDNINEDTLFPNTPLDKRSLPLKWTIRVFRTYKGNIEKGITGKLVLENPTTHLQSEPIIFTVKEFTIDGRDIDRKLMRAGAAESDPPIDLFNDLVSNGHLLVKLQCLEPGQLLGVAAPDLYISAGEASFEWNFAKGYLGIWSQMVLVIGLGVMFSTFLNGAVAMIATLGCLVLGYFSDDIVKIFDSLRTGNRKLVAGGGPVESFVRLITQKSITAPYDDSPAVEVMYWVDKVLMRFMTCWTDVLPDFSSYSNVHFVASGFNIPGDLLLEQLTRMATFLVAAFLAGLIFLRMREVAR
- a CDS encoding ABC transporter ATP-binding protein translates to MSIETAPVLKTSTGNSSSPEPVIETRNLSKTYRDFWGRQKVRALKALDLTIYRGEIFGLLGPNGSGKSTTIKLLLGLLFPTGGRAIILGKDATEVKKNERIGYLPEETYLYKFLNAEETLDFYGRLFDMPPALRKQRAEALIDMVGLSWARRRQMREYSKGMARRLGLAQAMINNPELILLDEPTSGLDPIGTREMKDLILKLKAEGKTVLMCSHLLADVQDVCDRIAILHQGELKELGRVDNLLKMRDITQIRASGLSEECKSEVRATIERHHGTVLGIENPTSTLEELFLAIVRDSEARPGRRAASEKS